A genomic segment from Nicotiana tabacum cultivar K326 chromosome 7, ASM71507v2, whole genome shotgun sequence encodes:
- the LOC142161854 gene encoding UPF0603 protein At1g54780, chloroplastic-like, which translates to METILSPPSRYPLFNTKTASLSKPFLPLFHLPRSSSISSAKPICCSLKKQASKIGKDSSFSIPKSWLSSVQQGLATVAISLALNFCPVVSSGSALASEFDVLNEGPPKDSYVVDDAGVLSRVTKSDLKALLSDVEKRKGFHINFITVRKLTSKADAFEYADTVLEKWYPSVEQGNDKGIVVLVTSQKEGAITGGPEFVKAVGDTVLDAAVSENLPVLATEEKYNEAVYSTAKRLVAAIDGLPDPGGPQLKDNKRESNFKSREETDEKRGQFTLVVGGLLVIAFVVPMAQYYAYVSKK; encoded by the exons ATGGAAACCATTCTCTCCCCTCCTTCTCGTTATCCTCTCTTCAACACCAAAACAGCTTCTCTTTCAAAgccttttcttcccctttttcaCTTACCAAGATCAAGTTCAATCAGTTCAGCTAAGCCAATATGCTGCAGCCTTAAAAAACAGGCTTCAAAGATTGGCAAAGACTCCTCCTTTTCAATACCCAAAAGTTGGCTTTCCAGTGTTCAGCAAGGATTAGCTACTGTAGCTATTTCTTTAGCCCTCAATTTTTGTCCAGTTGTGTCATCTGGTTCTGCATTAGCATCTGAATTTGATGTGTTAAATGAAGGTCCTCCAAAGGACTCCTATGTGGTTGATGATGCTGGTGTACTTAGTAGAGTGACAAAGTCTGATTTGAAGGCATTGTTGTCTGATGTGGAGAAGAGAAAAGGCTTCCACATTAATTTCATCACTGTCCGCAAACTCACT AGCAAAGCTGATGCTTTTGAGTACGCTGACACTGTTTTGGAGAAATGGTACCCGAGTGTTGAACAAGGAAATGACAAGGGTATAGTTGTGCTCGTTACAAGTCAAAAGGAAGGCGCGATAACTGGTGGTCCTGAATTTGTAAAGGCTGTTGGAGACACTGTTCTTGATGCTGCCGTCTCAGAGAACCTTCCAG TCTTGGCTACTGAAGAGAAGTACAATGAAGCCGTTTACAGCACTGCCAAACGTCTTGTTGCGGCCATTGATGGCCTTCCTGATCCTGGTGGTCCCCAGCTCAAGGATAACAAAAGAGAGTCCAACTTCAAATCCAGAGAGGAAACAGACGAGAAAAGAGGACAATTCACACTTGTCGTTGGTGGCTTGTTAGTGA
- the LOC107832747 gene encoding uncharacterized protein LOC107832747, translating into MALGRYHTLRNIYQTLEIRDFSTLLTSSRSYSKSIADDTKCWSNSSCLYKWPDFHQWNNRSTAKTCSLVPHLTLRNISSCVHKDHGGIPRTFGDKPMLHSTTMQEPISYGYMRSVTTQAKAPAQARQMGAVKVSMVSPGIIYDPYAPRERIPFWKRYFTRSGWKRTKEELSSELKSAYAIAKLRKGGYSKQKFYAEAVGIYKEINTQMANGGKTPLRKLVTEHMYSALKNEIKQRESVWPTVYWELIEPIVKVRTLRARLIGVDKNDLNKAFIQLTLEFLSKQKFEAYDGKGAVVSGDRNKEVLVRDIWVFEKSLFHPGAYWRLCGRIKV; encoded by the exons ATGGCTTTAGGGCGATATCACACGCTTCGAAACATCTATCAAACACTTGAAATTCGAGACTTTTCTACCTT GCTAACCAGCTCAAGAAGCTATTCAAAATCTATTGCAGATG ATACAAAGTGCTGGAGCAATTCCTCTTGCTTATATAAATGGCCGGACTTCCATCAATGGAATAATAGATCTACGGCAAAGACCTGTTCACTTG TTCCACATCTCACATTGAGGAACATATCATCCTGCGTACATAAGGACCACGGAGGTATTCCCCGGACATTTGGAGATAAACCAATGCTCCATTCCACTACG ATGCAGGAGCCAATAAGCTATGGTTACATGCGATCAGTTACAACGCAAGCAAAAGCTCCAGCCCAAGCACGACAAATG GGAGCAGTCAAAGTGTCTATGGTGAGTCCTGGAATCATATATGATCCTTATGCCCCTCGTGAAAGAATCCCATTCTGGAAGAG GTATTTCACTAGAAGTGGTTGGAAAAGGACAAAGGAGGAACTTAGTTCAGAG CTCAAAAGTGCATATGCCATTGCTAAATTACGAAAAGGTGGATATTCAAAACAAAAGTTCTATGCTGAAGCAGTTGGCATATACAAAGAG ATAAATACGCAAATGGCAAACGGAGGAAAGACACCTTTGAGAAAATTAGTCACAGAGCATATGTACTCT GCACTCAAGAATGAGATCAAGCAACGAGAATCAGTGTGGCCTACTGTCTACTGGGAACTAATTGAACCAATTGTAAAAGTGCGAACTCTGCGAGCTCGATTG attggtgttgataaaaatgaTCTGAATAAGGCGTTCATACAGCTTACACTTGAGTTTCTGTCTAAGCAG AAGTTTGAGGCATATGACGGGAAAGGAGCTGTTGTCTCTGGAGATAGAAATAAGGAG GTCTTGGTACGTGATATATGGGTTTTTGAGAAGTCTCTCTTCCACCCTGGAGCATACTGGCGTCTATGTGGACGAATCAAAGTTTAG